The following proteins are co-located in the Deltaproteobacteria bacterium HGW-Deltaproteobacteria-2 genome:
- a CDS encoding hydrogenase iron-sulfur subunit, with translation MAENLANKEWVPKIVAIVCNWCTYAGADLAGISRIQYPPNVRIIRVPCTGRINPFYIVKALQTGADGVLVSG, from the coding sequence ATGGCTGAAAATTTAGCAAACAAAGAATGGGTACCGAAAATCGTTGCAATCGTCTGCAACTGGTGTACTTACGCGGGAGCCGATCTGGCTGGTATCAGCAGAATTCAGTATCCGCCGAATGTGCGCATTATTCGCGTTCCCTGCACGGGAAGAATAAATCCTTTCTATATAGTGAAAGCCCTGCAGACCGGAGCCGATGGCGTTCTGGTTTCGGGTTGA
- a CDS encoding 4Fe-4S ferredoxin has product MARRKFATLKSFLNYIGVEGDRTIFTWVSASEGDRWAQVIKGVTEKVKAMGPAGKLVKKEAKRLLLEKKADVIIGYEKGTLPLTATPCFITAPEEADKLVWNNLCTQNLAKYVHDLITAHKNSQKRVKPEDRKKKVIGVVARGCTTRSLIIHLQERQYGRDEIYIIGVPCDGYVDGKGLKVAIGGADIVDGSLDGGQIKMKTSDGDKTVALKDVLADCCKTCRFNNPIISDVMVGQNAPAMNPDAEYNEVKEFEGKPIEERWAYFIKEMDKCMRCNACRQACPSCYCPTCFVEQSQPQWVGIGEDKADTQVFQFMRLYHMVGRCVDCGSCVSVCPMGVDLRKFLKKIDKDGWEMFGSRAGSSMEDMPPLGKYDEHHDKGDFVYNP; this is encoded by the coding sequence GTGGCGCGCCGCAAGTTTGCGACGTTAAAAAGTTTCCTGAACTACATCGGTGTGGAAGGCGACAGAACCATATTTACCTGGGTTTCCGCCTCCGAAGGCGACAGATGGGCACAGGTCATCAAAGGTGTTACGGAGAAAGTAAAGGCCATGGGACCGGCCGGTAAATTAGTAAAGAAAGAAGCAAAAAGGCTGCTTTTGGAAAAGAAGGCCGACGTGATCATCGGTTATGAAAAAGGCACGCTTCCATTAACAGCAACGCCCTGCTTTATCACGGCGCCGGAGGAAGCCGACAAGCTTGTCTGGAATAATCTCTGCACGCAGAATCTGGCCAAGTATGTTCATGACTTGATCACCGCGCATAAAAATTCACAAAAGCGGGTCAAACCGGAAGACCGGAAGAAAAAGGTTATTGGTGTTGTCGCCCGCGGCTGCACGACCAGATCGCTGATCATTCACCTGCAGGAAAGACAATACGGCCGCGATGAGATTTACATTATCGGCGTTCCCTGCGATGGTTACGTGGATGGCAAAGGTCTGAAAGTGGCCATCGGCGGCGCGGACATCGTGGACGGATCGCTTGACGGCGGTCAGATCAAGATGAAAACATCCGACGGCGATAAGACAGTCGCTCTTAAAGATGTGCTGGCGGATTGCTGCAAAACCTGCCGGTTCAATAATCCAATAATTTCCGACGTCATGGTAGGCCAAAACGCTCCGGCGATGAATCCCGACGCGGAATATAACGAAGTAAAAGAATTTGAAGGCAAGCCGATCGAAGAACGCTGGGCTTACTTTATCAAGGAAATGGACAAATGCATGCGCTGCAACGCCTGCCGTCAGGCTTGTCCGTCCTGCTATTGCCCGACCTGTTTTGTGGAACAGAGTCAGCCGCAGTGGGTGGGCATCGGCGAAGATAAGGCCGACACTCAGGTGTTTCAGTTTATGCGTTTGTATCACATGGTCGGACGCTGTGTTGACTGCGGCTCCTGCGTTTCCGTTTGCCCGATGGGCGTCGACCTGCGCAAGTTCCTCAAGAAGATTGACAAGGACGGCTGGGAAATGTTCGGAAGCCGAGCCGGTTCTTCGATGGAAGATATGCCGCCGCTCGGTAAGTACGATGAACATCACGATAAGGGAGACTTTGTCTACAACCCATAA
- a CDS encoding heterodisulfide reductase, which produces METFLEEVNKKIHGVPLQACYHCRKCTAGCPMTKHMEYNPNKVIKMIQNGQRDKVLNSSTIWICLSCETCITRCPNKVDIARMMDVLRQMAIETGVGAYEKNVLKFHEAFLAGMKRGGRINEPIMMVEYKLKSGDLFSDAMLGLDMFMKGKLSLLSPRTKDMKSVKNIFEKTKHS; this is translated from the coding sequence ATGGAAACTTTTCTGGAAGAAGTAAACAAAAAAATACACGGTGTACCGTTGCAGGCCTGTTATCACTGCCGTAAATGCACGGCCGGTTGTCCTATGACAAAGCACATGGAGTATAACCCCAACAAGGTTATCAAAATGATTCAGAACGGTCAGCGCGACAAGGTGCTCAACAGTTCGACCATCTGGATCTGTCTGTCCTGTGAAACCTGCATTACGCGCTGTCCCAATAAGGTCGATATTGCCCGAATGATGGATGTGCTGAGGCAGATGGCTATCGAAACCGGTGTCGGCGCCTACGAGAAGAATGTGCTGAAGTTCCATGAAGCGTTCCTCGCCGGCATGAAGAGAGGCGGCCGAATCAACGAACCGATTATGATGGTGGAGTACAAACTCAAGTCCGGAGATCTATTCTCCGACGCGATGCTGGGTCTGGATATGTTCATGAAAGGCAAGCTGTCGCTGCTTTCACCGCGGACGAAAGACATGAAATCGGTAAAAAATATTTTTGAAAAAACAAAGCACTCGTAA